Proteins from one Anopheles nili chromosome 2, idAnoNiliSN_F5_01, whole genome shotgun sequence genomic window:
- the LOC128728482 gene encoding putative protein TPRXL, with amino-acid sequence MSSGSESDDYSPPDSPPPGPSVSSSSNSNANSSSSTNQQQGGSNEKSVPRGTTASSGSSNAAGASAAGSSVLTASNAAATISAIQQQIQQQQQALQQQIQHRQQLQQQQQHHQKHQPKSAKAKANSSSSSSSSLMKVKQEPPSGSSSVASPPAAAAVTTTTSAQQITSSMIYPASALSSLPQDVLINLLQSGQIQLHSEGGGTQQFVTIPLPLMSTGKVTTTKSSTTNGQPKVPSSSSPPNSSSVGGHAFPTTPTRTSSGSGSSSRRNPPLSTIKTEVLD; translated from the exons ATGTCGTCCGGCAGTGAATCGGACGATTATTCGCCACCGGATTCGCCCCCTCCAGGACCTAGCGTAAGTTCGTCTAGCAATAGTAatgccaacagcagcagcagcaccaatcAGCAGCAGGGTGGTTCGAATGAAAAGTCCGTGCCAAGAGGCACCACCGCGAGTTCCGGTAGCTCGAACGCTGCCGGAGCGTCAGCGGCAGGATCAAGTGTGCTGACGGCGTCGAATGCGGCGGCAACCATCTCCGCCATCCAGCAGCAaattcagcagcaacagcaagcccTCCAGCAGCAGATCCAACATcgccagcagctgcagcagcagcagcagcaccaccagaaACACCAGCCCAAATCGGCCAAAGCAAAAGCCAACTcttcctcgtcatcgtcctcgtcactGATGAAGGTGAAACAGGAACCACCATCCGGATCGTCCTCGGTGGCTTCTCCACCGGCAGCGGCCGCAGTAACCACGACAACCAGCGCGCAACAAATCACGAGCAGCATGATCTATCCTGCCTCGGCACTGAGTAGCCTCCCGCAGGACGTTCTCATCAATCTACTCCAATCGGGCCAAATACAGCTACACAGCGAAGGAG GTGGAACGCAACAATTCGTCACCATTCCGCTGCCCTTAATGTCGACCGGAAAAGTGACCACAACGAAATCGTCCACCACCAACGGACAACCGAAGGTTCCATCCTCCAGCTCACCACCGAACAGCTCATCCGTGGGTGggcacgcttttccgaccacaCCAACGCGAACCAGCAGCGGATCAGGCTCTTCATCCCGACGAAACCCACCGCTTTCCACCATCAAGACTGAAGTGCTCGACTAG
- the LOC128728493 gene encoding uncharacterized protein LOC128728493 → MGCGPSNTAGPVAGEGIATISKLVYPRPEAFEIPLGDENNPDSLIKKHPPRRLKRLEEQSGSMPSIEDLEEKLSTAETRRQQFLANRSQKTTFDKASLDATENDASTIPEEGEDDRSMGGERPPPEDDSGLEQTGSRTAAGESPPRARHRLRREGETDQDEEEPGQQGDGQSRRGSDLSISHLMNMRMKMNQYRKKSHQY, encoded by the exons ATGGGATGTGGACCATCGAACACGGCCGGCCCAGTGGCGGGTGAAGGAATTGCGACCATCTCTAAGCTCGTCTACC CACGTCCGGAAGCGTTCGAAATCCCGCTCGGTGACGAGAACAACCCCGACAGTCTTATCAAGAAGCACCCGCCTCGGCGATTGAAGCGCCTCGAGGAACAATCCGGATCCATGCCAAGCATCGAGGACCTGGAGGAAAAGCTCTCGACAGCCGAAACGCGCCGGCAGCAG TTCCTCGCGAACCGCTCGCAAAAGACCACCTTTGACAAGGCCAGTCTGGACGCGACAGAGAACGACGCCAGCACTATCCCGGAGGAGGGCGAAGATGACCGATCGATGGGTGGTGAGCGGCCACCACCGGAAGATGATTCCGGCCTCGAACAGACGGGCTCACGGACGGCAGCTGGTGAAAGTCCACCCCGAGCGCGCCATCGTCTGCGACGGGAAGGCGAAACAGACCAGGATGAGGAGGAACCCGGGCAGCAGGGGGACGGGCAGAGCCGACGGGGGTCGGACCTGAGCATCAGCCACCTGATGAACATGCGGATGAAGATGAACCAGTACAGGAAAAAGTCCCATCAATACTAG